In Quercus robur chromosome 11, dhQueRobu3.1, whole genome shotgun sequence, the following proteins share a genomic window:
- the LOC126704903 gene encoding uncharacterized protein LOC126704903 encodes MAIYSKDEALMCKVLPSSLGPVAMRWFNGLRANSIESFKTLTWAFSAGFITCSRTPRPLGSLLAMSMREGETLKTYSDRYWEMFNEIKGKNDGVAITTFKASLPADHDLRKSLTGKPVTSVHQLTDRIDKYRRVEEDQLQGKRKAKVIPQERRDFRSDRYNNNRPRRDFAGQSGSADTQVVNAVFREPVQQVLEKIKNEPFFKWPNKMAGEPRKRNPNLYCHYRQDHGHTTDNCRNLWDHLEQLV; translated from the coding sequence ATGGCTATCTACTCCAAGGacgaggctttgatgtgcaaggttttgCCATCGAGTTTGGGTccggtggcgatgagatggttcaacggcTTAAGGGCCAATTCTATTGAATCTTTCAAAACACTGACCTGGGCTTTTAGTGCTGGCTTTATTACATGCAGCAGGACTCCTCGGCCTTTGGGGTCTTTGCTGGCTATGTCTATGCGAGAGGGCGAGACTCTCAAGACTTATTCGGAtaggtactgggaaatgtttaatgaaataaaaggaaagaacGATGGTGTGGCCATAACCACTTTCAAAGCTAGCCTCCCAGCCGATCACgatttaaggaaatccctgACGGGTAAACCTGTTACCAGCGTGCACCAGTTGACGGACAGGATAGATAAATACAGAAGGGTAGAAGAGGATCAACTTCAGGGAAAAAGGAAGGCCAAGgtgatccctcaggagaggagggatttcaggtcggaccgttaTAACAATAACCGACCCCGGAGGGATTTTGCCGGGCAGTCGGGTTCGGCAGACACCCAGGTGGTTAATGCAGTATTTCGAGAGCCAGTGCagcaggttttggagaagataaagaatgaaCCATTTTtcaaatggccgaacaaaatggcgGGAGAGCCTAGGAAACGCAACCCGAACTTATATTGCCACTATCGTCAGGATCATGGGCACACGACGGATAattgcaggaatttatgggaccacTTGGAACAGTTGGTCTGA